TActggaagggcttagatggcaaagagggagattttagagaggatgtttccaccactgagagatagctagcctgcttctcttctacagggggcatcctctcatagccgttctCGTGCATGCCATTGATATTAGCATAACGcatatgctgaaaccgatggatccGATAgaaaaacggcctcttccattccttttcgacttctgcatgtaagtcaggcaagaatggaaggctcaccagggctggagggctatggtcagacaaaTAACACTCATTGAGGCGACCTCGcgacgttacctttctggcacacTTCCATGGCAAGTCTAATTTTGCCGTGGcgtgatccataacctctaacagctccccatacgcagTGCAGGAGAaatgagaaggctcagcctcagcttcttcgccactctCAGAAATatcctgctctttctgggtagaacacagcagagcactaacttcagtatcagaatgggttaatgacaacgcataTTCCTCCTGAAGTTCATTCTCATTTGCTGCCGAAGAGTGTGAaaggaaaagtccctctctacactcctcagtgagatccacctgtgatccccacaagctcattctcctccgtgcctcggcaacggcgggACCTGAGCCGCGGGAACCAGATGGCCgtccctctttcctcgaaaagagagaccaacgagagcggagctttttcacagaaaaacgctCACAGTGCACGCAGATTGCCCCCCTCAAGGATATCGTgcgcgtgctcttcgcccaaataagagacgcaaagactgtgtgcgtcatcaggtgtcaaataacgctgacatggatgcacacactgtttaaaccccttgctagtggatgccataataataataatagatcgctcttactgttttggtcgtttctcagatgcacacttcaaacaaaacagtcaatgaagatgtagaagataagtgacgggtcctaagggcacgtatttatagtcgcgccggtagtgatgtcagaggctgtcgccggccaacacgttggcgtttttcaaagtatgcttcagacacgggtcatgacgaggtgttccccatagtgtcccctcagaggacacagttcgaagttcccttgacagggaattCAGAATAGTTAGgtactattattatataaagaCGGAATACCATGGCAAATGCTTGTAAGCACTTcatcttggcgcagtaatatcttcactcatGAAAAATCCTctacacgcttagaaaagcgcaacgttttgttttgtgttaccatcctaggtcgagttacactgtgcgagtaactgtatttaaatagggaaaacgtggaggtgtttggtagcttctctgcttggcccatattgaatgaatgggctaagctaggtgctttcaaagtgtcaccgtGCGCCAAAgtgattgagtgcacgcactgagatgagagaggtatgtatcaactcgtcttagttaagggaaaaacatgtgaaaacacggtggagtatgcctttaaagggggggtgaaatgctatttcatgcataagagtttgattcccatgctaaacatggacaaagtttccggtttgtcacaagtttcgtaaagttttttttgagtatgggtctgAAGAGCGCCCGCGTGcctgtagagcagagcagagatattcactgaccagagcgatagagcgaaatgtcaccaaagcacagcagaccaaaaaaaaaaaaaacagcattaagggaccagtggatggagtttatttttacagagcatcaacggagttgtgcaagtgtttgtgtttgtcccctgcatttcgaaaatgcttgttttacaaacaaggaccagtttgacgctggatttgcgcatcgtttatttcttaaggatgatgcagtcccaacagaaaagggtcacgattgtttgttggaaccacaggcagtgagtaaaactgcttcaaatatctctgtgttgttaacttagctatctgcgcgtaagcacatcaagtaaacaacatgcgatgttggcatcaaactgcacttcccacatgtaacttacacctttaaagaaaaaaaaaatacgacataaagtggaacttagtcattttccaaaaccgctaagcaaatatatacagtttcaatacataccacatagagacgtcctgctgtagtcttgatgctgctgctcttgttcaatttcagccttgggatctgattctggatcataaatatacggctgaatctgactgttaaccatggtttgttttggatgatggttttttcctcacggtaatgtcacagcttccagacgctctcaacgcaaaagcttacgtgcgctcgtgattctttagctccgcccacacgtcatgcctccagccgctcgtgtttttccgggaaaaaatggtacagactatctttctcttataaaaataataaaactaaagactttttggagatatgaaggatgcagtactactcttataggtactcaagattaacaggatattgagtgaaaatgagcatttcacccctttaaataacattttacattaaaatattatttacattaacacttgcaatatttacaaaaacaaaaaaatatgttcagTGTACTACAATTCCCTGTATgttatgtagttttaaataacaaaaatgtgaatgtttcatgtttcattttaagTGCCTAAAAGAGAGTGGCAAGTGGTCATTATTATTGGGTtcaagggggaaaaaatgtatgatattacTTTTTTAAGTGAAGATTGCCAGGATTTGATTTTGAAACGTTGATTTCGCTTTAAGCCCAATGATCCGTCCTGAAACCTTATGGGTTTTCAGAACATGTTCATATAGATGAGCTGTTTATGAACAAATATAATATCTGGTGTCCACTTCTCTGTCAGTAGAAGATGACATCACGTCGTCTGTCCGCCAGCCCCTCTTGTGCCTCCAGTAACTCCCACAGAAACTACTCCTTCCGCAAGGGCTCTGTGTGGTCAGTGCGGTCAGTGGACAGTGCAggtaagaaacatttaaaattatgcattttcacATAATGCTATATTCACTGACCTGTTCACTATTTCACCATGAATACATTTGGGTACATATTAAGAAATCATAAAATCTTATATTTATTGACGTCCACTgaatttattatttcataaatatggTTTGTTTTACCTTACAAGATGATGAGAACATGACAGAACTCACACCAACACATCACATGCTGCAGCCACCCCAGTCTATTTTCCCACCATGCATCTGCGCTATTGTGTTGCCCATTGTGCACCTGATGGAAGATGGAGGAGTTCGCTAAGATGGAGTTGCAGGTGAGTGGCAAcgaagattaaaaaaaactaaaacatttttaccCACTGATCTTTTAGACCCTCACATCTACTTTGCTTCTTTGTTTTGTGTTCCCGCAGTATGTGCTGTTGCTCAGCAGGTCTTGTGGAACTGCCTGATTGAAGATCCAGCCTTGGTCCTTAGACATTTCTTGGAGAAACTCACAGTCAGTAATAAACAGGTAAGATCACTAAATAAATCACTATTTTAGAGAACAAAAGATGAGCGTGTGCtgttatatgataaaaaatatgttatggttGTTCTCAGGATGAGTTCATGTACATGCTGAGGAAACTGCTTCTTAACATTGGGGATTTGCCTGCACAGACCTCGCACATTCTTTTCAACTATCTGGTGAGACCTTAGCATGCATACAAAAATTCAGAACGGCAGCATGAAATGAATCCATATGAATCGAGTGGTTTATCATATGTGATGTtctctatgtatgtgtgtatgtctgtcctagtttagatgtaaataaaagcaaaaataaatctgTTCATTTTAACAAGTGATCATGTCTCTCCACAAGATTAAACCACTCACTACATATGGATTCGGTTTACAACACCTTTATTACCTTGTTGTATCTTGTAAATTTTTGTAAACTAGACTCTGAATGGAGAGACATTATCCTCAGGTTTCTGTGTTTATCTGTGTTTTGAGATTAACCAGAGTCTTactgatttggaacgacatgagcgtgagcaaatgatgacagaattttcatatttgggtgaactatgagTAAAAGATAGAGATACAGCAATCTCATTCTGCAGATCTACATATCAAACTAGATAGTTATTGTTTCCCAAGGTGGGCTTGATCATGTACTTAGTAAGGACTCCCTGTGAATGGGGCATGGATGCCATATCAGCCATGTTGACCTTTCTATGGGAGGTGGTGGGTTTTGTCGAGGGGCTCTTTTTCAAAGACCTTAAGCAAACTATGAAGAAAGAACAGTGTGAGGTCAAGCTTCTGGTTACTGCCTCCATGCCAGGTTGCATATTTCAGAATTACTCCATCCATACAGACAATAAGTTTACTAGTGTCTTATTCATGTTTATAACTGTTCCTGTAATTGTGTGCCTAGGAACCAAAACCCTGGTGGTTCATGGACAGAATGAGTGTGACATTCCCACCCAGTTACCAGTGCATGAAGACACCCAGTTTGAAGCCATTTTAAAGGTCATTGTTATAGCTGTAAATTTGTTCAATATAGACAAGTTATTCTATAATAAGACCattattttgctatatttttacaatgtaaCACCTTTTTCCTTCTTACTTATATGCTTTCACACCAGGAGTGTTTAGAATTCTTCAATATACCAGAGGCTCGATCTGCTAACTATTTTTTGATGGATAAGCGTTGGAACCTTTTACACTATGCCAAGGTGGGTTGTGGTTGTTTCTTCACAGATCTACACATTTCAAAGGATACACATTATATATTCTTGAAAATAAACACCAGATCATTTGTATGTTGACTGAAAATTGGTATGCCTCTTTGCATCAGACATATGTGCGAGACATCTACCCTTTTAGAAGATCAGTGTCTCCTCAACTCAACCTGGTTCATATGCTTCCAGAGAAGGGCCAGGAGCTCATCCAGAAACAGGTGagttttgttcattttagcaTTAAGGGAGAACTTTTTACTGAACACCTTAGACTAGCTCACCTAGAGTTTTTTGTAATATGAAGGTAACTTTAGTATTATGATTCATTGTcgaatgcatgtactgtatgttactTTTTAATTCTAGCAATTTTTTTAGTTCAATTAACAATACAtagccaatctttttttttttttgcaggtgttttCTAGAAAGTTGGAAGAGATTGGCCGAGTTCTGTTCATCATCTCACTTACCCAGCATATGCCTGCCATGCACAAACAATCCCATGTCTCCATGCTTCAGGAAGAACTTTTGCGTCTACCGTTATTTCCTCGCTCTGCCATTGATGCTGAGTTCATGCTCTTCAATGAGCCTCTAGGTTAGTGAGAAAAacaatttgatcatttttaaaatagataaaagtcTTGACCAACTGTCTAACCATTTAACAAGTGGTGTCAATCTCACAATATCACAAAGTGTCAaggcgagactgggactcagttgcaggtgctcaaaaggtcagtttattagatgggcTTTATTttcaaaaaggacagaaaaaataaaacaacgcgacgatctgacaacagacagcacacatgagaCTAAATAGAGAAGTAGTGATTATCAtgatgcagagcaggtgatggtgaccaataacaagataataatgaaacaagagggcggagacgggcaccacggtgacacagaagcacatggtaagtgtaaacaaccacacactatggggaaaaacagacagatcagcccggggacgtgacattacccccctccCCAGGAGTGCCCCCTGGCGACCATGCTGCCGGTTGAAATCCTCGATCAGCGACCGAtccagaatatcccgagccgGGACCCAACTCCGATCATCCGGaccatatccctcccagtccaccagatattgAAATCCCCGAACTCGACGTCTGATATCCAGCAACCTCCTGACAGTGAAGGCTGGGgaaccatccactagacggggagggggagggggagggttaGTAGCAGATGGGTTAAGGCGAGAATGAAACACAGGCTTGACCTGAGAAACATGAAAGACTGGTTGTACCCGACCAAGTATGGGAGGTAACTTGAGCTTTACCGCCACCGGACTCAATACCTTGGTGATCTGATATTGCTCCATGAACCTGGGGGCTAACTTACTAGAAGCCACCCGGAGAGGAAGGTCCTTGGTTGACAGCCATACTCTCTGACCACATACATAGCGGGGAGCAGGAATACGGTGATGGTCAGCCGCTGCTTTGGTTCGTCTGGAAACCCGAGCCAAGGTttcctcagccctcctccaggtgcaGCGACACCTGTGGACGAAGGCTAAGGCAGACGTAACAGCAGCATCAGGCTCCTGTGAGGGGAACATAGGAGGTTGAAAATCAATGGAGCACTGGAATGGAGACATACCTGTGGCTGCCACTGGCAATGAGTTATGGGCATATTCAATCCAGGGTAACTGTTGCTCCAAGAACTCGGTTTATGGGACGTCAGGCAGAGGAGAGCTTGTTCCAGATCCTGGTTTGCCTGCTCGGACTGCCCATTGATCTGAGGGTGAAAACCTGACGACAGACTCGTGGAGGCCCCgatctgtcgacagaactccttccagaacctggagacaaactgtggccccctatcagaaaccacgtcCACCGGAAGGCCATGAATCCGGAAGATGTGGTCAACCACCACTTGAGCTGTCTGCTTAGCTGAAGGCAGTTTGGGAAGTGGGATGAAATGGGCTGCTTTAGAGAAGCGATCAACCACCATCAATACTACGGTGTTACCCCTCGATGGTGGAAGACCAGTGACAAAGTCAagggctatgtgtgaccaggggcAGGAGGGGATGGGTAAGGGATGTAGCAGACCAACAGGAGGCTGATTAGAACTCTTGTTCTGGGCGCAAATTGGGCAGGCAACACAAACTGCCTGATGTCCTGgcccatggatggccaccaaaatcgctggcGGATGGCAGCCAGAGATCTCCGAACCCCAGGATGACAGACTAACTTGGATGAATGCCCCCACTGGAGGACTTCAGTGCGCAGCCCAGCCGGCACGAAAAGTCTACCCTCTGGGCACTCCCTTGGCACCTCTCTCTCGTGTATGGCTTCCAGCACTCTCCTCTCCACGTCCCAGGAGAGAGACCCCACCACAAATTCTTTAGGGATAATTGTTTCAGTTGATACACCGGTTCTTTTAGTATCCCTGTTaagacgggagagggcatcaggttttatatttttggagCCTGTGCGATAGGAGAGAGAGAAGTTGAACCggccaaagaagagtgcccatcgGGCCTGGTGTGAACTCaccctcttggccgaacggacgtATTCCAAGTTATTGTGGTCCGTCCAAACCAAGAAGGGCTgtgctgacccctccaaccagtgacgccactcacccaaggccagTCTGACCGCCAACAGCTCCCGGTTCCCTACGTCATAAAAACCAAGATGGCGgcgtccacacgcagcggcttctctctgtcccgacagaactgtgttttcgtgttttttgtcttgtgagtcgcagtgtttttgtacgttgTCGTCtcgtctacctgtctgtaagcgcaaatacagtcgcgagtttcttctcgatgtcggcagaaccgtatttttaactgtaaaaatacggttctgccgacatcgagaagaaactcgcgactgtatttgcgcttacagacaggtagaagAGATGTTAAACTgtttacagttaaactccgcgCACGCGGAACAGCTGCAGGGTCTcgatctgctacggaggccttcaccatcaccgacccccactactgcatctcgcccgcagcggaggcgccacaagcggcgtgagaggaagcagaagacgGGTAAGCacggaggtatccgggctaggctaacggctaacccacacaagccatctatccccaccatcgtaccggctaacgtacgctcgttggacaataaactggactacattcgattactacgctcaactcagaggactgtaagagactgttgtgtttttgtgttcatggaaacatggctcagcaaaagCATTCCAGACGGtgctattcagctcgaccagctgacgtgctatcgagcagacagagctctcgtcgcgggaggaaaaacccgcggcggcgggctttgtgtttacatcaatgacgcgtggtgccacgatactgttgtgatcagcaaacactgctcacccctggtggagtttatgattattaagtgccggccgttctatctgccgagggaatatactgctatactgctcatttcggtGTACATTTCCCCAttcaacatcatcagcaacaggaacgacgcactaaataaactgtaccagcacatcagtgagcagcagacagcacaccccgatgcttttctcatcatagctggggatttcaaccatgctgaccttaagagtgtgtttccaaaaatacaccagcacatcaactttccaacacgaggtaataacattttggactttgtttacaccacacagagaggagcttacaaagcccccccccccccacctcggAGCTTaagaccacatcactgttatgctaatgcctgcacacagaccactcattaaagtcgccaaaccagtttacaaacagattaaagtgtggccagaaggatcatcagaggttcttcaggactgcttcaacacaactgactgggacatgtttaaacaggctgccacatgcaataacaccactgacctccaggagtactcagagaatgtcactgcctacatcaataagtgtattgatgatgtaatggtcacaaaaaccatcactgtccgggccaaccagaagccatggatgacaggggaggtctacagactcctgaagacacggaatgctgccttcagaactggagatgaggtgggtctgagaacagctagggccaacctgtcccgtggcatcagagaggctaagagacagcactccagctcaccaattcagcgacagcagagacactaggaacctgtggcaggggatacagaccattacggactacaagcccccaccaacAGGGCAGATTTTGAGGATTTGTGCTACCTTTTTGAATTCTCTATTAGTGGTCGACCGGTATGGGTTTTAATAGCCAATGTCAATATCTTGAAGGGTGGCTGATATAAAGCTCTTATATTTGGtatcacatatttattttaagttagtaAATAACACATGTAAAACATTGCTACATTAATCAAATGACtacttattttataattataaaggcACCGTGAAATAAAAACTGACAACTGGAAAATTGTCACGATGGAATATTGTAGTGTATGTTATTTATATAAGTAAACAAAATGATCCAGTGATCCAATCAAGTGAGTCTCTTGACCACTAACAGTTCACACTGTTTGGATCCAATGCACATCACATTAATTAGTCATAATGATAAACAATTcagaatatcggccgatatttcaGCCTTGGCGATGTATCAGTTGCtcatttcattcatattcatgaaaaagtCTTCATGTCTCTACTTTCAGCTGTTAACCCAACCAGCTGAGTCTCAGGAGGAGATCACGGCTCGTCACCATATTGCAGAGCAACTAGAGCGTCGTTTCATCCCGCGGTCCCTCTGCAAGAGCTCTCTGTTTGCCGAGTTCAGCAACGAGCTCAAGATCTTGAAAGAGGCTGTACACAGCGGCTCCAGTAAGAACTGGCTTTATTGGGATATTACCTAGAAAACAAAAGTTTACCTACCTATCTCTCAGCAAAATTGGTCACAttgttaaccctaaccctaacatgcTGCATATACAAATCACACATAAATAACtaaatcatatacagtatatctcaCATAAACCGTATCATACAGGACATGTAGAAAGGTATATCGGATGCCACATTGCACAACTGAAAAAACACTATTGCACAAGTAGTTGTTTATAAACCATAGAACCAATAAATGATAAACGGcagtaaataagaataaatagtATAAAACAATACGTAATGATAGATAATCAATGCTGATTGGAAACAAATCATTAGCCTTTGTCCTTGCCATTCAAAATTCTAATGGAGGCAGGCACAAAAGAGCTTTTGAACCAGTCAATATTTGGGCACTCTGTACCTTTTTCCTGAAGGCAGAAGCACATACTCAGGATCTAAGATGTGAGAAGGATCAGCCAGTATCTTGTGAGCCCCACACAGACTGCCCAAATAATGTTTGGAGGGATGGATGATCTTTCAGCTCCACAGTTTTCATGGCAGTCTGGACAATGTAAGAAGGTCTGTTTTTTAACTGTACAGAGGTTACCATACCAAGCTTGGATTCTGTACCTGATTAGACTCTTCAGAACAGCCTGATACaatacagttatattttattttgttgacacCATACAGTCTGAGTCTCCTCAATAAGTATTTGTTGGAGTTAAGCACAAAAATTTTCAAAATTAAACTGCCATGTAAAAATGTTGTCAATATTGATGCCAAGGTACTTATAGGAACAcacctgtttgatttgagtgtcATGAATAACAACAGGACTGTGAACACTGATTGCTCTGTGCTCAAATACCAtaacttcctttttttttgtcatttaaaacatCACACCACTATTCAAAGTTCTTCTTCAGTGATAAATAGAAGGATTGTACAGTAGGCTCAGGAAGGCTGTATCATCTGAAAATTTAAAGATTTAGTTCCCTGTGTGTGAGCTTACTCAGTCATTAGTGTAGTGTGTAAAAAGCACAGGCAAGCTCATGCAACCCTGAGGAGCACCTGTGTGCATTATATTTGGGTCTGAGAGTTATTGATCTTAGCAACCTGAGTATGGCTGGTTAAGAAAGAGTGATACAATTTGATCAGGAAAGGGTTAATGTTCAAAACCAGAAAGGctataataaaatactataaaaatacaataaaatgtatttagttcatTCGCTTTATGATGTTCTTccaaacatcattaaaaaaaagtaatctgctAGTTCACTGAATCCCAGAGTCTTTTATAGATTGATGTGGCAAAGCTCTCCTCAATAATGTCTTTTTGTCGCCTTCAGGCCAACTGAAGCTGCTGGTTGAGCTCTTGTTGTACAGTTTTCAGTTGCAACCGTTCACAGTCCCAGAAAGCAGCTTTTTTACTGTTAATGCACTCCTTCACTTCCTTTGTTATATGTGGCTTGATGTCAGAGTTGCTTGTTGTAAAGAGAGTacacaataatgtattttttgcCACCACATTatctaaaatgtatatatctAGTTATTGACTCAGTAGCTTCATCTATGTTTGATGTGTCAGACAAAAGAGACAAAATGTGCAGTCTACATGTACGTGATTCTCTGTCAGGTATTCTGGACTTTATCTCTCCAGTTTTTCAGCATACCAAGGAAAGACTTCCATCAGCACCGTTGGCATGTCCACCTCTGCATACAGGTTGAGTCTGGCCAACATGTCCCGCTCCAACACCGGTACAGGAACTGTCTGGGAGCAAGAGAGCCAACCCTCACGCCAGCCTTCACAGGACACACTCAGTCGGTGTAccgatgaggaagaggaggaaagtGTGTGATTGATATTCTTTGGTTTCTTCTTAAAGACTAGTTcactcaaaatatttaaattgttatcaATTACTCGTCCTCATGTCATTCTGAATTATATCACTTTCTTTGTAAACTAGTTCATTGAAAAGATCTGACTTAAAAGAACAGtctattcatatatatatgtgtgtgtgtgtgtgtgtgtgtgtgtgtgtgtgtgtgtgtgtgtaataatatgAATGCATGAAAAGACATAGATAAATCTTCTAGCAGgtctagacaggtggagctgggggaggtggtGGATTTTAGAGCCACTGAGTGCACTGTAGGACCAGCTTATAGTGAATACTGACCCAGGCTATTTAAATGTTGAGCAAACGATCTCATTGGCTACAGAATCAGCTTGTGCCATATAGTAAATCATATGATTGCTAGCGGAGTGCATGTAAAGGACTTATCAACCTGCATTATCTAGAGATTCATGACTGAGCTATATATATGTGATACTCTAAGTAGTGTTGCTGGTTACCTGTTAATATAGGGAATATTAACCAAAGGTGTTCTATCAAATCACACACCTTGCATAATCTTGCATGACCTTGCAATGTAAAATTTATGGGTTTTATTGCTGAGGAATTTTAGATGCATTGTTTAATGATCCATGTAAAGTTTTACTCTGTAGCTTTCAGATGACTCCATTAGCATCCCCAGCGTGGTAAGTGAGCACGATGCTTTCCTCCCCAGACTCATTTCGCAGCGGCGTTTCTCCAGTCACACCTCTGTGTCGGCTGCTGCTCAGCCTGAACCAGGCATTAGCACCATGCTGCCCAGTCACAGGTAAACAAACAGCCCTCTTAAAAACTTGAGCTCATTCAGACAGAAAACTGTCTATAACAGTCTTATTTATCCAATCTTACCATATCTTTCCCTTTTAAGGGGTCATCAggtgcccattttccacaagttggtatgattcttcAGGGTCTTGATGGAAAAGGCTggaacatagtttggttaaaatttctcagtgGTAGTGTAAAGAACATCTTTtcaccctgtcaaaaacagctcttttcagagcaagccgttttgtaggattttcctttaaatattaatgagctctgctgaccctgCCCCTCTCTTCAAAAGCCACTCtcagagagactgtttactttagccgcatTAGATGCATTTAGGTAGATCGGGGGTGCGTTtccttcagaaacaaatgtaatccactgcATCTTTAGCGGATCATCCAAGAACAAATCACCACAATCGCTTAGGAGTCAtccttgtctacatctgctccggtggtgaaa
The Carassius auratus strain Wakin chromosome 31, ASM336829v1, whole genome shotgun sequence DNA segment above includes these coding regions:
- the LOC113051118 gene encoding protein unc-80 homolog yields the protein MSTSAYRLSLANMSRSNTGTGTVWEQESQPSRQPSQDTLSRCTDEEEEENDSISIPSVVSEHDAFLPRLISQRRFSSHTSVSAAAQPEPGISTMLPSHR
- the LOC113051117 gene encoding protein unc-80 homolog: MDKRWNLLHYAKTYVRDIYPFRRSVSPQLNLVHMLPEKGQELIQKQVFSRKLEEIGRVLFIISLTQHMPAMHKQSHVSMLQEELLRLPLFPRSAIDAEFMLFNEPLAVNPTS